A window from Mustela erminea isolate mMusErm1 chromosome 17, mMusErm1.Pri, whole genome shotgun sequence encodes these proteins:
- the NPR1 gene encoding atrial natriuretic peptide receptor 1 isoform X2, translating to MLRPGRPAGALLLLLPLPLLPLLPGGHAGNLTVAVVLPLANTSYPWSWARVGPAVELALAGVRARPDLLPGWTVRTVLGSSEDSRGVCSDTAAPLAAVDLKWEHSPAVFLGPGCVYAAAPVGRFTAHWRVPLLTAGAPALGFGAKDEYALTTRAGPSHAKLGDLVAALHRRLGWERRALVLYAYRPGDDQPCFFVVEGLYMRVRDRLNITVDHLEFAEGDLDHYALLLRTVRRKGRVIYICSSPDAFRTLMLLAMEAGLSGEDYVFFHLDLFGQSLQGAHGLAPHRPWERGDGQDIRAHRAFQAAKIITYKEPGNPEYLEFLQQLKHLAREQFNFTVEDGLVNTIAAAFHDGLLLYVQAVTETLAHGGTVMDGEAVTQRMWNRSFRGVAGYLHMDSNGDRETDFSLWDMHPETGTFRVVLNYNGTSQELVAVPGRKLNWALGHPPPDTPECGFDNEDPACNQDHFSTLEVLALVGSLSLLSILTVSFFIYRKMQLEKELASELWRVRWEDVQPGGLDRNLRSAGSRLTLSGRGSNYGSLLTTEGQFQVFARTAYYKGNLVAVKRVNRKRIELTRKVLFELKHMRDVQNEHLTRFVGACTDPPNICILTEYCPRGSLQDILENESITLDWMFRYSLTSDIVKGMLFLHSGAICSHGNLKSSNCVVDGRFVLKITDFGLESFRDPEPEQGHTLYAKKLWTAPELLRMASPPARGSQAGDMYSFGIILQEIALRSGVFHVEGLDLSPKEIVERVTRGEQPPFRPSLALQSGLEELGQLMQRCWAEEPQERPTFQQVRLMLRKFNRENSSNILDNLLSRMEQYANNLEGLVEERTQAYLEEKRRAEALLYQILPHSVAEQLKRGETVQAEAFDSVTIYFSDIVGFTALSAESTPMQVVTLLNDLYTCFDAVIDNFDVYKVETIGDAYMVVSGLPVRNGLLHAREVARMALALLDAVRSFRIRHRPQEELRLRIGIHTGPVCAGVVGLKMPRYCLFGDTVNTASRMESNGEALKIHLSSETKAVLEEFGGFELELRGDVEMKGKGKVRTYWLLGERGSSTRG from the exons ATGCTGCGCCCCGGCCGCCCCGCCGGagccctcctgctcctgctcccgcTGCCGCTGCTGCCGTTGCTCCCGGGCGGCCACGCGGGCAACCTGACGGTGGCCGTGGTGCTGCCGCTGGCCAACACCTCGTACCCGTGGTCGTGGGCGCGCGTGGGACCGGCCGTGGAGCTGGCCCTGGCCGGGGTGCGAGCGCGGCCTGACCTGCTGCCCGGCTGGACGGTGCGCACCGTGCTGGGCAGCAGCGAGGACTCGAGGGGCGTCTGCTCCGACACCGCCGCGCCCCTGGCCGCGGTGGACCTCAAGTGGGAGCACAGTCCCGCGGTGTTCCTGGGCCCCGGGTGCGTGTACGCGGCCGCCCCGGTGGGGCGCTTCACGGCGCACTGGCGGGTGCCGCTGCTGACCGCCGGCGCCCCCGCGCTGGGCTTCGGGGCCAAGGACGAGTACGCGCTGACCACGCGCGCCGGGCCCAGCCACGCCAAGCTGGGCGACTTGGTGGCGGCGCTGCACCGACGGCTGGGCTGGGAGCGCCGGGCGCTGGTGCTCTACGCCTACCGGCCGGGCGACGACCAGCCCTGCTTCTTCGTGGTGGAAGGGCTGTACATGCGCGTGCGCGACCGCCTCAACATCACCGTGGACCACCTGGAGTTCGCCGAGGGCGACCTGGACCACTATGCCCTGCTGCTGCGGACCGTGAGGCGCAAAGGCCGAG TTATCTACATATGCAGCTCCCCAGATGCCTTCAGAACGCTGATGCTTTTGGCCATGGAAGCTGGTCTAAGTGGGGAGGACTACGTGTTCTTCCACCTGGACCTCTTTGGACAAAGCCTGCAAGGTGCACACGGCCTTGCTCCCCACAGGCCCTGGGAGAGGGGGGATGGGCAGGATATCCGTGCCCACCGGGCCTTTCAG GCTGCCAAGATCATCACGTACAAAGAGCCCGGTAATCCCGAGTACTTGGAATTCCTGCAGCAGCTAAAACACTTGGCCCGTGAGCAGTTCAACTTCACAGTGGAGGATGGCCTG GTGAACACCATCGCAGCAGCCTTCCACGACGGGCTCCTGCTCTATGTCCAGGCAGTGACAGAGACGCTGGCGCACGGGGGAACTGTCATGGATGGGGAGGCCGTCACCCAGCGGATGTGGAACCGGAGCTTCCGAG GTGTGGCAGGATACCTGCACATGGACAGCAATGGAGATCGGGAGACCGACTTCTCCCTCTGGGATATGCATCCTGAGACGGGCACTTTCAGG GTTGTTCTGAACTACAATGGGACTTCCCAGGAGCTGGTGGCTGTGCCAGGGCGCAAACTGAACTGGGCCCTGGGGCACCCTCCTCCCGACACCCCCGAATGCGGCTTTGACAATGAGGACCCAGCTTGCAACCAAG ATCACTTTTCCACCCTGGAAGTGCTGGCTTTGGTGGGcagcctctccctgctcagcattcTGACCGTCTCCTTCTTCATATACAG GAAGATGCAGCTGGAGAAGGAACTGGCCTCCGAGCTGTGGCGGGTGCGCTGGGAGGACGTGCAGCCCGGCGGTCTGGACAGGAATCTCCGGAGTGCGGGCAGCCGGCTGACCCTGAGTGGG AGAGGTTCCAATTATGGCTCCTTGCTGACCACAGAGGGCCAGTTCCAAGTGTTTGCCAGGACAGCGTATTACAAG GGCAACCTCGTGGCCGTGAAACGTGTGAATCGTAAGCGCATTGAGCTGACGCGAAAAGTCCTGTTTGAACTGAAGCAT ATGCGGGATGTACAGAATGAACACCTGACCAGGTTTGTGGGTGCCTGCACTGACCCCCCCAACATCTGCATCCTCACAGAGTACTGTCCCCGTGGGAGTTTGCAG gacattctggaaaacgAGAGCATCACCTTAGACTGGATGTTCCGGTATTCTCTCACCAGTGACATCGTCAAG GGTATGCTGTTCCTACACAGTGGGGCCATTTGCTCCCACGGCAACCTCAAGTCATCCAACTGCGTGGTAGACGGGCGCTTCGTGCTCAAGATCACTGATTTTGGGCTGGAAAGCTTCAGGGACCCAGAACCAGAGCAAGGCCACACCCTCTATGCCA AAAAGTTGTGGACAGCCCCTGAGCTCCTGCGAATGGCCTCACCCCCTGCCCGTGGCTCCCAGGCAGGGGACATGTACAGCTTCGGGATCATCCTTCAGGAGATTGCCCTAAGGAGCGGTGTCTTCCACGTGGAAGGTTTGGACCTCAGCCCCAAAG agatcGTGGAGCGCGTGACCCGGGGGGAGCAACCCCCCTTCCGGCCCTCCCTGGCCTTGCAGAGCGGCCTGGAGGAGCTGGGCCAGCTGATGCAGCGGTGCTGGGCGGAGGAGCCGCAGGAGCGGCCGACCTTCCAGCAGGTTCGCCTGATGCTGCGCAAGTTCAACAG AGAGAACAGCAGCAACATCCTGGACAACCTGCTGTCGCGCATGGAGCAGTACGCCAACAACCTGGAGGGGCTCGTGGAGGAGCGGACCCAGGCCTACCTGGAGGAGAAGCGCAGAGCCGAGGCTCTGCTCTACCAGATTCTGCCGCA CTCCGTGGCTGAGCAGCTGAAGCGTGGGGAGACGGTCCAGGCAGAAGCCTTCGACAGTGTTACTATCTACTTCAGTGACATCGTGGGCTTCACGGCCCTGTCCGCGGAGAGCACGCCCATGCAG gtGGTCACCCTGCTCAATGACCTGTACACTTGCTTCGATGCCGTCATAGATAACTTTGATGTGTACAAG GTGGAGACCATTGGCGACGCGTACATGGTGGTCTCCGGGCTCCCCGTGCGCAACGGGCTGCTGCACGCCCGGGAGGTGGCCCGCATGGCGCTGGCGCTGCTGGACGCCGTGCGCTCCTTCCGCATCCGCCATCGGCCGCAGGAGGAGCTGCGCTTGCGAATCGGCATCCACACGG GGCCCGTGTGCGCCGGTGTGGTCGGGCTGAAGATGCCCCGGTACTGCCTCTTCGGAGACACGGTCAACACCGCCTCCAGAATGGAGTCTAACGGGGAAG CCCTGAAGATCCACTTGTCTTCTGAGACCAAGGCTGTGCTAGAAGAGTTTGGTGGTTTTGAGCTGGAGCTCCGAGGAGATGTAGAAATGAAG GGCAAAGGCAAAGTTCGGACCTACTGGCTCCTCGGGGAGCGGGGGAGTAGCACTCGAGGCtga
- the NPR1 gene encoding atrial natriuretic peptide receptor 1 isoform X1: MLRPGRPAGALLLLLPLPLLPLLPGGHAGNLTVAVVLPLANTSYPWSWARVGPAVELALAGVRARPDLLPGWTVRTVLGSSEDSRGVCSDTAAPLAAVDLKWEHSPAVFLGPGCVYAAAPVGRFTAHWRVPLLTAGAPALGFGAKDEYALTTRAGPSHAKLGDLVAALHRRLGWERRALVLYAYRPGDDQPCFFVVEGLYMRVRDRLNITVDHLEFAEGDLDHYALLLRTVRRKGRVIYICSSPDAFRTLMLLAMEAGLSGEDYVFFHLDLFGQSLQGAHGLAPHRPWERGDGQDIRAHRAFQAAKIITYKEPGNPEYLEFLQQLKHLAREQFNFTVEDGLVNTIAAAFHDGLLLYVQAVTETLAHGGTVMDGEAVTQRMWNRSFRGVAGYLHMDSNGDRETDFSLWDMHPETGTFRVVLNYNGTSQELVAVPGRKLNWALGHPPPDTPECGFDNEDPACNQDHFSTLEVLALVGSLSLLSILTVSFFIYRKMQLEKELASELWRVRWEDVQPGGLDRNLRSAGSRLTLSGRGSNYGSLLTTEGQFQVFARTAYYKGNLVAVKRVNRKRIELTRKVLFELKHMRDVQNEHLTRFVGACTDPPNICILTEYCPRGSLQQDILENESITLDWMFRYSLTSDIVKGMLFLHSGAICSHGNLKSSNCVVDGRFVLKITDFGLESFRDPEPEQGHTLYAKKLWTAPELLRMASPPARGSQAGDMYSFGIILQEIALRSGVFHVEGLDLSPKEIVERVTRGEQPPFRPSLALQSGLEELGQLMQRCWAEEPQERPTFQQVRLMLRKFNRENSSNILDNLLSRMEQYANNLEGLVEERTQAYLEEKRRAEALLYQILPHSVAEQLKRGETVQAEAFDSVTIYFSDIVGFTALSAESTPMQVVTLLNDLYTCFDAVIDNFDVYKVETIGDAYMVVSGLPVRNGLLHAREVARMALALLDAVRSFRIRHRPQEELRLRIGIHTGPVCAGVVGLKMPRYCLFGDTVNTASRMESNGEALKIHLSSETKAVLEEFGGFELELRGDVEMKGKGKVRTYWLLGERGSSTRG; this comes from the exons ATGCTGCGCCCCGGCCGCCCCGCCGGagccctcctgctcctgctcccgcTGCCGCTGCTGCCGTTGCTCCCGGGCGGCCACGCGGGCAACCTGACGGTGGCCGTGGTGCTGCCGCTGGCCAACACCTCGTACCCGTGGTCGTGGGCGCGCGTGGGACCGGCCGTGGAGCTGGCCCTGGCCGGGGTGCGAGCGCGGCCTGACCTGCTGCCCGGCTGGACGGTGCGCACCGTGCTGGGCAGCAGCGAGGACTCGAGGGGCGTCTGCTCCGACACCGCCGCGCCCCTGGCCGCGGTGGACCTCAAGTGGGAGCACAGTCCCGCGGTGTTCCTGGGCCCCGGGTGCGTGTACGCGGCCGCCCCGGTGGGGCGCTTCACGGCGCACTGGCGGGTGCCGCTGCTGACCGCCGGCGCCCCCGCGCTGGGCTTCGGGGCCAAGGACGAGTACGCGCTGACCACGCGCGCCGGGCCCAGCCACGCCAAGCTGGGCGACTTGGTGGCGGCGCTGCACCGACGGCTGGGCTGGGAGCGCCGGGCGCTGGTGCTCTACGCCTACCGGCCGGGCGACGACCAGCCCTGCTTCTTCGTGGTGGAAGGGCTGTACATGCGCGTGCGCGACCGCCTCAACATCACCGTGGACCACCTGGAGTTCGCCGAGGGCGACCTGGACCACTATGCCCTGCTGCTGCGGACCGTGAGGCGCAAAGGCCGAG TTATCTACATATGCAGCTCCCCAGATGCCTTCAGAACGCTGATGCTTTTGGCCATGGAAGCTGGTCTAAGTGGGGAGGACTACGTGTTCTTCCACCTGGACCTCTTTGGACAAAGCCTGCAAGGTGCACACGGCCTTGCTCCCCACAGGCCCTGGGAGAGGGGGGATGGGCAGGATATCCGTGCCCACCGGGCCTTTCAG GCTGCCAAGATCATCACGTACAAAGAGCCCGGTAATCCCGAGTACTTGGAATTCCTGCAGCAGCTAAAACACTTGGCCCGTGAGCAGTTCAACTTCACAGTGGAGGATGGCCTG GTGAACACCATCGCAGCAGCCTTCCACGACGGGCTCCTGCTCTATGTCCAGGCAGTGACAGAGACGCTGGCGCACGGGGGAACTGTCATGGATGGGGAGGCCGTCACCCAGCGGATGTGGAACCGGAGCTTCCGAG GTGTGGCAGGATACCTGCACATGGACAGCAATGGAGATCGGGAGACCGACTTCTCCCTCTGGGATATGCATCCTGAGACGGGCACTTTCAGG GTTGTTCTGAACTACAATGGGACTTCCCAGGAGCTGGTGGCTGTGCCAGGGCGCAAACTGAACTGGGCCCTGGGGCACCCTCCTCCCGACACCCCCGAATGCGGCTTTGACAATGAGGACCCAGCTTGCAACCAAG ATCACTTTTCCACCCTGGAAGTGCTGGCTTTGGTGGGcagcctctccctgctcagcattcTGACCGTCTCCTTCTTCATATACAG GAAGATGCAGCTGGAGAAGGAACTGGCCTCCGAGCTGTGGCGGGTGCGCTGGGAGGACGTGCAGCCCGGCGGTCTGGACAGGAATCTCCGGAGTGCGGGCAGCCGGCTGACCCTGAGTGGG AGAGGTTCCAATTATGGCTCCTTGCTGACCACAGAGGGCCAGTTCCAAGTGTTTGCCAGGACAGCGTATTACAAG GGCAACCTCGTGGCCGTGAAACGTGTGAATCGTAAGCGCATTGAGCTGACGCGAAAAGTCCTGTTTGAACTGAAGCAT ATGCGGGATGTACAGAATGAACACCTGACCAGGTTTGTGGGTGCCTGCACTGACCCCCCCAACATCTGCATCCTCACAGAGTACTGTCCCCGTGGGAGTTTGCAG caggacattctggaaaacgAGAGCATCACCTTAGACTGGATGTTCCGGTATTCTCTCACCAGTGACATCGTCAAG GGTATGCTGTTCCTACACAGTGGGGCCATTTGCTCCCACGGCAACCTCAAGTCATCCAACTGCGTGGTAGACGGGCGCTTCGTGCTCAAGATCACTGATTTTGGGCTGGAAAGCTTCAGGGACCCAGAACCAGAGCAAGGCCACACCCTCTATGCCA AAAAGTTGTGGACAGCCCCTGAGCTCCTGCGAATGGCCTCACCCCCTGCCCGTGGCTCCCAGGCAGGGGACATGTACAGCTTCGGGATCATCCTTCAGGAGATTGCCCTAAGGAGCGGTGTCTTCCACGTGGAAGGTTTGGACCTCAGCCCCAAAG agatcGTGGAGCGCGTGACCCGGGGGGAGCAACCCCCCTTCCGGCCCTCCCTGGCCTTGCAGAGCGGCCTGGAGGAGCTGGGCCAGCTGATGCAGCGGTGCTGGGCGGAGGAGCCGCAGGAGCGGCCGACCTTCCAGCAGGTTCGCCTGATGCTGCGCAAGTTCAACAG AGAGAACAGCAGCAACATCCTGGACAACCTGCTGTCGCGCATGGAGCAGTACGCCAACAACCTGGAGGGGCTCGTGGAGGAGCGGACCCAGGCCTACCTGGAGGAGAAGCGCAGAGCCGAGGCTCTGCTCTACCAGATTCTGCCGCA CTCCGTGGCTGAGCAGCTGAAGCGTGGGGAGACGGTCCAGGCAGAAGCCTTCGACAGTGTTACTATCTACTTCAGTGACATCGTGGGCTTCACGGCCCTGTCCGCGGAGAGCACGCCCATGCAG gtGGTCACCCTGCTCAATGACCTGTACACTTGCTTCGATGCCGTCATAGATAACTTTGATGTGTACAAG GTGGAGACCATTGGCGACGCGTACATGGTGGTCTCCGGGCTCCCCGTGCGCAACGGGCTGCTGCACGCCCGGGAGGTGGCCCGCATGGCGCTGGCGCTGCTGGACGCCGTGCGCTCCTTCCGCATCCGCCATCGGCCGCAGGAGGAGCTGCGCTTGCGAATCGGCATCCACACGG GGCCCGTGTGCGCCGGTGTGGTCGGGCTGAAGATGCCCCGGTACTGCCTCTTCGGAGACACGGTCAACACCGCCTCCAGAATGGAGTCTAACGGGGAAG CCCTGAAGATCCACTTGTCTTCTGAGACCAAGGCTGTGCTAGAAGAGTTTGGTGGTTTTGAGCTGGAGCTCCGAGGAGATGTAGAAATGAAG GGCAAAGGCAAAGTTCGGACCTACTGGCTCCTCGGGGAGCGGGGGAGTAGCACTCGAGGCtga